The sequence TTGCGATTACCTCACAGTTATCTTTTAATACTCCGGTTTTATATGTATTCCCGTTTAACGAGCCATCACAACCTTCAATATGTTTGAGTTGATATCCGTCATTAGCATTTAGATCAAAGCTTGATGTCTCTCCATAATTAACACTTTGCTCTTTTGGTGAGATAGTTCCCCCGCTACTTGCATGAGATAACGCTGTAATTATTATTGGTGTAAATTCGGCGGCAATACTACAGTCATTTGTAATTAGTCCAGTATTGTATTGAGAGCCGGCAAGAGCCCCCTCACATCCAGTTACTTCACTAATCTCAAAGCCATCATCAGCATTTAAATTAAAAGTATATGTTGAACCATGTTGTGCATCTTGAGTTTTAGGAGTAATACTTCCTCCTAATGATGTTGTGCTTGTTATTGTATAATGTTGGGGAGGGGTTGGGTTATTATTGGAATTAAATTGAGCAGTTATCGTACAATCGTTCGATACATTAGTGATGTAGTATTTATTGTCTTTTAAGCTACCATCACATCCACTAATCGACTCTAAGGTATATTTATCCTCTGTGGAAACATCAAATTGAGCAGCATCTCCATAAGCTACGCTCATTGAGTTCGGTGATACGTTACCACCTTTCGATGAGTGTGCAGTTATGTGATATATAACGGGGGCAAAGGTTGCGATTACCTCACAGTTTTCTTTCAATACTCCAGTCTTATATGTATTTCCGTTTAATGTGCCATCACAGCCTTCAATATGTTTGAGTTGATATCCGTCATTAGCATTTAAATCAAAGCTTGATGTCTCTCCATAATTAACACTTTGCTCTTTTGGTGAGATAGTTCCCCCGCTACTTGCATGAGATAACGCTGTTACTAATATTGGTGTGAATTTGGCGGCAATACTACAGTCATTTGTGATTAATCCAGTATTGTATTGAGAGCCTTTAAGGACTCCCTCACATCCAGTTACTTCACTAATCTCAAAGCCATCATCAGCATTTAAATTAAAAGTATATGTTGAACCATGTTGTGCATCTTGGGTTTTAGGAGTAATACTTCCTCCTAATGATGTTGTGCTCGTGATTGTATAATGTTGGGGAGGGGTTGGGTTATTATTGGAATTATCATCACCGCCACAGGAGACGACACTGATCGCTAAGCCTAATATCACTAGGCTATTATTTAAATTCATGAAACCTACCACTATTGTTGACCAAGATTCACATTGTCATTTATTTTATATGCATGAAATAAATAGCAATACTCTTCTATTTGCTAAAATTAATGTCAGAGAAGGTAGTATATTTGAAATGTTATTTTTTATCTTTGATACAATTCATATTTTATTAATGTCAGACATATAGATCAATATGCAACTATATTTACATGGCTGGTTTTTATAATACTTGGTAGAACAACCATTAATGGTTGTTCGATTTAATAGAACTTAAACTGACTCCAGTTGCTTAAAACATGTATGAACTCCATCATATTTGGCGAATACCAATATCCAACAACACAGATAGCGACCAAGCTAACGCTTAATACGATATGATTTTCGGGAAGCAGTTTAAGCGCTGTGCCGAACGAGTTTTTAAGTTTAAATCGGCTAAATTCCACGCTATTTATCTCATCCATCAAGAGATGCAATAAAAACCCAACCAAGAAGAAAAAGCCTGTGAGCCATGCAGTCATAGCAGGCTTTATCACTAAGTGTCCTGCAAGATAGAAAGTGACGTTAACCAAAACTAACGTATTTGCTACGCCGAAAATAATAGAGTGGCAGGCGCCGCGGTGGGCGGTAATCTTTTTGAAAATTCGTAATAGCACCTGGTGTAAAAATAGGTAGATGGCTAGCGGGATGAGCAATAAGCGCAGTAATCCGGTTGGGGTATGAGCATCACCTATGACGTAATGCATGGCTCCAAAGCACAGGGCTATGGACATGGCGCCATAAATGACTTCAAGAGAGGTAGAGCTATCTGAGTCAATATCGGGATATAGGCTACCTATTGAGCCAATAAACCATAGCCATAGTGCGGTCTGAATAGTGATGTCACCTTTTGCCACTAGGGTCGCGGCAGCAATGCCTGTGACGGCGACGCCTGCTTTGAGGTGCGTTTCAAAGTTTGCCATTTGAGGTATTTTCGCAATTGATGAGGTTTAGTTTACGGAATTTAACCCTATGCTTGGTAACTGGCAAGTTAGAGGATTGTCAGAGTTAAAGCATAGTCCTTTTTAAATTTTCTTTTGTAATCAGTAACTAAAGAATTGAACTGCATGGTTAAAATATTGTGAAGTTTTAGTTGTCATAAATGGTGAGCATAATTTTACTTTACTATTTTATCGTTGGCGCAATATGCACATTATTGAATTGCTGTTCATCTATTCTTGTTTGCACTAACAGAGCACTGAATCAGAAAATTAAAAGGTAGCATCATGAAAAAACTATTATTAGCCGTCAGTATTGCCTCACTATCAGCCACCGCAGTTGCGTCGATTGAAACGAAAGATTGGTATGGATATGCATCACCTGAAGCAAAGCAGTTTGTGAAAGATAACATAGTATTAGATTTTTATGCTTCTCCTGCTGGTACTGGATTTTCTAAAGATTCCGAGGTGGCTCAATATATTGATCTTGCCCATGAGCGTGGAATAACGGGGGCGTCAGTGACC is a genomic window of Vibrio neonatus containing:
- a CDS encoding metal-dependent hydrolase; this translates as MANFETHLKAGVAVTGIAAATLVAKGDITIQTALWLWFIGSIGSLYPDIDSDSSTSLEVIYGAMSIALCFGAMHYVIGDAHTPTGLLRLLLIPLAIYLFLHQVLLRIFKKITAHRGACHSIIFGVANTLVLVNVTFYLAGHLVIKPAMTAWLTGFFFLVGFLLHLLMDEINSVEFSRFKLKNSFGTALKLLPENHIVLSVSLVAICVVGYWYSPNMMEFIHVLSNWSQFKFY